In one Bacillus mesophilus genomic region, the following are encoded:
- a CDS encoding MFS transporter, with product MDEKRLRLLVFSQSMTFFASSLIFPFYILFLKNVGSSFSAFGLSYGIFGLSSAFIYLLLGKISVYIENRYLLLINCWGMALILLTFPHVTTMIQVYSIQVVLGIFGAFQKHGEKILLANYTDQSNRGGKIGNYHFWTTLFSSVAIISAGFLADFFTIDIIFYSSSILYLISGYFIIPKKTKAVV from the coding sequence ATGGATGAAAAAAGGTTAAGGCTGTTAGTATTCTCACAAAGCATGACGTTTTTTGCAAGTAGCCTTATTTTTCCTTTTTACATTCTCTTTTTGAAGAATGTGGGGTCATCTTTTTCAGCTTTTGGTCTTTCCTATGGAATATTTGGTTTATCTTCAGCGTTTATCTATCTTTTATTGGGAAAAATATCTGTATATATTGAAAATCGTTATTTGCTTCTAATAAACTGCTGGGGAATGGCTTTGATTTTGCTTACTTTTCCACATGTGACAACTATGATTCAGGTCTACAGTATTCAAGTTGTGTTAGGGATTTTTGGGGCATTTCAAAAACACGGAGAAAAAATACTACTAGCTAATTATACAGATCAATCAAACCGGGGTGGAAAGATTGGCAATTATCACTTTTGGACAACACTTTTTTCTTCCGTTGCCATTATTTCGGCAGGCTTTCTAGCAGACTTTTTTACGATTGATATCATTTTCTATAGTAGTTCGATTCTCTATCTGATTAGTGGATATTTTATCATTCCC